The genomic DNA CCTGGACGTCCTGCGGGTCCAGGGCCGCTGCCTCCGAGAGCTCGGCGACCGCCTCGGCGAGCCGGCCGGCGCGCGCGAGCGCCACACCGAACTGGTAGCGCGCGAGCGCCGAGGCCGGATCGAGGCGCGCAGCCGTCGCGAACTGCCGCCGCGCCTCCTCCTCGCCGCCGCGCGCGGCAAGCGCGCCGCCGAGGTTGAGGTGCGCCGCGACGTAGCCGGGGTCCAGCGCCACCGCGCGACGAAAGGCGGCGATGCTCTCCCCGTCGCGCCCCGCCGCCTCGAGTGCCGCGCCGAGGTTGTTCCAGGCCGTCGCCAGGCGCGGTTTGGCCGCGATCGCCCCGCGGTAGAGGGCGACCGCCCCATCCCCGTCCCCTCGGGCGAAAAGGATCTCCCCGAGGTTGACCATGGCTTCCGCCTTGCCCGGATCGAGCGCGATGGCCCTGCGGTAGTGCTCCTCGGCCGCCGTCAGATCGCCGTTCTTCTGGCGGAAGACCGCGAGGTCGTACTCGACCTCCGCCGACGGCGGCATGTGGTCCTTCGCGTAGAGGAACAGCGTCAGCTCGTCGTGCCAGATCCGTTCCTGCCGCACCGTGAGGCCGCCGAGGGCGAGGATGGCGAGGCACGACGCGGCCAACGCCCCGCGCGCCAGCCGCGGGCGAGCGGCGACACCCGCGCGGCACGACCAGACGAGGGCGGCGACGGGGCCGAGCAACGGCAGGTAGGTGTAGCGATCGGCCATCGTCGCCGCGCCGACCGGGACGAATCCGGCCACCGGCGCCAGGGCGACCGCGTACCACGCCCAACCGAAGACCAGCCAGGGGAAGCGACCGCCGAAGCGGACGACGAGGACGGTGACGAGCGCCAACGTGGCCAACGACACCGCCGACGCGGCCAGCCCCGGCCCACCCCGGACCGCCGCGTACATCGGCGAGAGCCCCGCGGGCACCAGGGTCAGCTCGAGGTAGCGCGCGTAACTGACGACCGCGTTCAGCACGCGCTCCGCCAGCGTCGCCGCGCGCATCGCCCCGCCGCGCTGCTGGGTGACGAGGGTGACCACCGCGACCGCGGCGGCGAGCGCGGCGAGCGGGAGCTTCTCGATGACGCGCCGGCGCCACGTCCGGGCATCCAGGCGCCCGAGGGGCCAGAGATCGAGCGCGAGCAGCAGCACGGGGAGCGTGACCAGCATCGGCTTCGCCAGCAGGCTCAGCGCGAGCAACCCGGCGCACGCCGCCAGCGCCGCCGGCCGCCGGCCGCGGACCCAGCGCAGGTAGGCGAGCAGCGAGAGCAGGCCGAAGAAGGCCGAGAGGACGTCCTTGCGCTCGGCGACCCAGACCACGGACTCCACGCGCAACGGGTGCGCGGCGAAGATGGCGGCCGTCAGGGCGCTGGCCCAGAGGGCGCCGGTGGCGCGGCGCAGCAGGGCGAAGACGAGCACCGCGTTCGCGGCGTGCAGCGCCACGTTGACCAGCCGGTGCTTCCAGGCGACGAGGCCGAACGCCGAGACGTCGGCCATGTGGGAGAGCCAGGTGAGGGGGATCCAGTTGGCCCCGTGCCGCTCCGTGAACGCCCGCCACACGCCCTGCGGCGTCAGGCCGCCGCGCACGATCGGGTTGTCGATCAGGTAGTAGCCGTCGTCCCAGTCCGGGAGGAACTCGTTGCCGAGCGACGGGAGGAAGCAGGCCGCGACGAGCGCGACGAGGGCTGCCGCGAGGAGCGCCGGCAGCGCCGTCCGCACCCGCGCGCGCGTACCTGCGTCCCCGACACCGTCCCTTCCGATCACGCGGTCATAGTATACTTGATGCAGGAATGAGCGCTCCGGCCCCGATCCGCCCCGGATCCTTCCCGCTCCGGAATCATCGCGCGCTGATGCCCCCCGCGCTCGTGTTGCCCGCCTTGGCAGCGGTGCTCCTTTACATTCCCGTCATCGGCTTCGGCGTGACGAACTTCGACGACAACATCTACGTCAGCGAGAACGACGCCGTTCGGGCGGGCCTCGGCCTGCGGGGGCTGGCGTGGGCGCTCGGCGGCTTCCACGCCGGCTATTACATCCCGGTCACCTGGCTGTCGCTGATGGCGGACGCCTCCCTCTACGGGCCGTGGCCGGGCGGCTTTCACCTGACGAACGCGCTGCTGCATGCCGCCAACGTCTTCCTCTACGGCTGGCTGCTCCAACGGTGGACCGGCCGCCTGGCGCCGAGCGTCGCCGCGGCGTTCCTCCTGGCCGTCCACCCGCTCCACGTCGAGTCGGTGGCGTGGGTGACCGAGCGCAAAGACGTCCTCGCGATGTTCCTGCTGCTGATCGCGCTCCATCTGCACCGCTCCTGGCTCGGGGACCCGGCGGGGGCAAACCGGGGGCTGTTCCTCGGCGCGTTCGCCCTGTCGCTCCTGGCCAAGCCCATGGGCGTCGTGCTGCCGGTGCTCCTGCTGCTTCTCGAACGCTGGCCCCTCGGACGGCGGACCGGGCCCGGCCGACAGCTGGCGGACCTCGCCCCCGTCGCCGCCCTGTCCACGGCCGCGGCGACGCTCACTCTCGCGGGACATTGGCTCGGGCAGGTCGTCGCCCCGCTTGG from bacterium includes the following:
- a CDS encoding tetratricopeptide repeat protein, with amino-acid sequence MIGRDGVGDAGTRARVRTALPALLAAALVALVAACFLPSLGNEFLPDWDDGYYLIDNPIVRGGLTPQGVWRAFTERHGANWIPLTWLSHMADVSAFGLVAWKHRLVNVALHAANAVLVFALLRRATGALWASALTAAIFAAHPLRVESVVWVAERKDVLSAFFGLLSLLAYLRWVRGRRPAALAACAGLLALSLLAKPMLVTLPVLLLALDLWPLGRLDARTWRRRVIEKLPLAALAAAVAVVTLVTQQRGGAMRAATLAERVLNAVVSYARYLELTLVPAGLSPMYAAVRGGPGLAASAVSLATLALVTVLVVRFGGRFPWLVFGWAWYAVALAPVAGFVPVGAATMADRYTYLPLLGPVAALVWSCRAGVAARPRLARGALAASCLAILALGGLTVRQERIWHDELTLFLYAKDHMPPSAEVEYDLAVFRQKNGDLTAAEEHYRRAIALDPGKAEAMVNLGEILFARGDGDGAVALYRGAIAAKPRLATAWNNLGAALEAAGRDGESIAAFRRAVALDPGYVAAHLNLGGALAARGGEEEARRQFATAARLDPASALARYQFGVALARAGRLAEAVAELSEAAALDPQDVQ